One segment of Thermococcus sp. AM4 DNA contains the following:
- a CDS encoding daunorubicin resistance protein DrrA family ABC transporter ATP-binding protein yields MNAIEAKGLTKYYGSFLAVDNVSFNVKTGEIFGFLGPNGAGKTTTIRMLTGVLTPNSGEICVLGYDMLDERERIKARERTGIVPEMANPYVDLTAMQNLRLMGELYGMRKEEIEKRSIELLKLFGLYEKRNIKVRGFSKGMRQRLILAMAMISDPELLILDEPTSGLDPISARMIKEVIREEKRNGKTIFLTTHNMADANELCERVGIIRKGRLVAVDTPEKLKQLVKGHVSVEVSFEPMNFDPSEIASAIRVEVMGDKARVFTEDPDATVRELVHYAERKGLRIVSLRTLSPSLEDVFLALVGGEND; encoded by the coding sequence ATGAACGCAATCGAGGCGAAGGGCCTCACCAAGTACTACGGCTCGTTCCTCGCCGTCGATAACGTGAGCTTTAACGTGAAAACCGGCGAGATTTTTGGCTTTCTCGGCCCGAACGGTGCCGGAAAGACGACAACGATAAGAATGCTGACTGGAGTATTAACTCCCAATTCAGGAGAGATATGCGTTCTGGGCTACGATATGCTTGATGAGCGTGAGAGGATAAAAGCGAGGGAGAGAACAGGTATAGTCCCGGAAATGGCGAATCCCTACGTTGACCTAACCGCGATGCAGAACCTCCGCCTGATGGGCGAGCTCTACGGAATGAGAAAGGAAGAGATAGAAAAGCGTTCTATTGAACTCCTCAAGCTCTTCGGCCTCTATGAAAAGAGGAACATAAAAGTTCGGGGCTTCTCAAAGGGCATGAGGCAGAGGTTAATACTGGCCATGGCGATGATAAGCGACCCTGAGCTTTTGATTCTAGACGAGCCGACGAGCGGGCTCGACCCAATAAGCGCGCGAATGATAAAGGAAGTCATCCGCGAGGAAAAGAGAAACGGAAAGACGATATTCCTGACGACCCACAACATGGCCGATGCAAACGAGCTGTGTGAGAGAGTGGGCATAATAAGGAAGGGAAGACTCGTGGCCGTTGACACCCCTGAGAAGCTTAAACAACTGGTGAAGGGCCACGTCTCCGTTGAGGTGAGCTTTGAGCCGATGAACTTCGACCCTTCGGAGATAGCTTCGGCCATCCGAGTTGAAGTGATGGGTGACAAGGCGAGGGTTTTCACCGAAGATCCGGATGCAACGGTTAGGGAACTGGTCCACTACGCCGAGAGGAAGGGACTAAGAATCGTGAGTCTGAGGACGTTGTCTCCCTCACTAGAGGATGTCTTCCTAGCTCTGGTCGGTGGTGAAAATGATTGA
- a CDS encoding ABC transporter permease, whose amino-acid sequence MIETLKRSFAIAKKDMLIFYIKGPVVIMGLIFPFFLFLAFLIGRNLSGVQLFVGLTAMTAFFTSTAVGPTIIPWECRGRTFERLITAPVSLTTVLLGDLQASFYFGLAITLTISIPAGIYLSVHPGFLTFLAATLLAIGCFSAMTILMSSYPPTDVPADIMMISSLVKFSLLFISGIFVPLEKLPPYARWVSYASPLTYYVDALRHSLGKGYLPLPLDFAMLALFGFAFFLTGVGIHKRVLERRFT is encoded by the coding sequence ATGATTGAGACTCTAAAGCGCTCATTTGCAATAGCCAAAAAGGACATGCTGATATTCTATATCAAGGGACCAGTCGTGATAATGGGCCTGATCTTCCCCTTCTTCCTCTTTTTAGCATTTCTCATTGGCAGAAATCTCTCGGGAGTCCAGCTTTTTGTTGGTTTGACGGCGATGACTGCCTTCTTTACCTCAACGGCAGTTGGTCCCACGATAATTCCCTGGGAGTGCAGGGGAAGGACCTTTGAGAGGCTCATAACTGCTCCGGTCTCCCTAACTACAGTTCTCCTAGGCGACCTCCAGGCTTCCTTCTACTTCGGGCTGGCGATAACCCTCACGATCTCGATTCCCGCTGGTATTTACCTCTCAGTCCACCCCGGCTTCCTCACGTTTTTGGCCGCGACGCTCCTTGCAATTGGCTGTTTCTCGGCGATGACGATTCTGATGTCCTCCTACCCACCCACGGACGTCCCAGCGGACATTATGATGATATCCTCGCTCGTCAAGTTCTCACTGCTCTTCATCAGCGGCATCTTTGTGCCCCTCGAAAAGCTCCCACCCTACGCGCGCTGGGTTTCCTACGCTTCACCGCTCACCTACTACGTTGATGCTCTCAGGCATTCCCTCGGGAAGGGTTACCTTCCGCTTCCGCTGGACTTTGCTATGCTGGCCCTCTTTGGCTTCGCCTTCTTCCTCACGGGGGTGGGGATTCACAAAAGAGTCCTTGAGAGGAGGTTTACGTAA
- a CDS encoding TATA-box-binding protein yields the protein MPLEVENVVASIDLHGKIDVERVASELDPVHYDPSVFPGAIYKMGSFGVTFLIFYSGKLVCTGAKSVETIKRATEELKQTLESMGMKFRGKPEIRVQNIVAAGDAGFRTLDLDTVALTLPNVEYEPEIFPGVVYRVKNSRITILIFNSGKIVVSGAKTEEDIQRAVNELISEFKKYGLVGGE from the coding sequence ATGCCCCTTGAGGTTGAAAACGTGGTCGCTTCCATCGATTTACACGGTAAAATAGACGTCGAGAGGGTGGCAAGTGAATTGGACCCCGTGCACTACGACCCTTCTGTATTCCCAGGGGCCATTTACAAGATGGGATCCTTTGGGGTAACGTTTTTGATATTCTACTCCGGAAAGCTCGTCTGCACGGGGGCAAAGAGCGTTGAAACAATCAAAAGGGCCACTGAGGAGCTCAAACAGACGCTGGAATCCATGGGCATGAAGTTCAGGGGAAAGCCCGAGATACGTGTTCAGAACATCGTGGCTGCCGGCGATGCGGGTTTTAGGACGCTCGACCTTGACACTGTTGCACTAACACTTCCGAACGTTGAATATGAACCTGAAATCTTCCCCGGTGTGGTCTACAGGGTTAAAAACTCTAGGATAACGATTCTCATCTTTAACAGCGGGAAGATAGTCGTATCAGGGGCAAAAACGGAGGAGGACATTCAGAGGGCCGTTAACGAGCTAATCTCGGAATTTAAAAAATATGGTTTGGTAGGTGGGGAA